The DNA sequence TGCCATTTCTGCTGGCCCCATTCGCACTCTTGCCTCTTCTGCAGTGGGTGGAATTCTTGATATGATTCACCACGTGGAAAAAGTTGCACCCCTCAGACGCACTGTTACTCAAACTGAAGTAGGAAACACCGCCGCTTTTTTATGTAGTGATCTATCTAGTGGTATTACAGGACAAATTATTTACGTCGATGCAGGTTATGAAATTATGGGCATGACAGAGTAAGTATTGAGTTAGGGTGTTAGAGAATTGGGGAATTGGGGGATTGGTGTTAGTGTTAATTAAACACTTTTGCCTCTTGCCCTTTGCCCTTTTAACTTGACTTTCACCCTTGTTTTAAACCTCGATAAGTTGTGATAAACCTTCCACCAATCTGTTAATACCTATAGATGCAGTATCATAATTTAACGCTCCATAGGCAACCCTTAAACAACACTTATTTTCTACACCAAAAGTTGTACCCGGAATTACTGCTACTCGATAGTTTTCAATGAGTTTTTTTGTTAGTTCAAAAGAATTTATCTCGCTCTTAATTTTTAAAAACAAATAAAATGCCCCATCAGATTTACTCACTTCACAAATATCGGTAATTTTTGCTAAAGAATCAAGCATTTTTTCTCTAACTTGATTAATTTGTAATAAGTATTTTTGACAATAATTTTTACCAATTTTTAAAGCACCATAAGCACCATATTGGGAAATTACAGGAGGACAAATTAAAATTGTATCTTGAATTTTTTTTACAGCCATTTCTAAATGTTTTGGAATCACCATATAGCCAATTCTCCAACTGGCAAAACCGTAGGCTTTCGATAAACTAAATAAAGAAATTGTGTGATTATCACTATCGACAAAAGACGCAGGAGAATAGTGTTTAATTCCATTGTAAGTAAAATACTCATAAGCCTCATCACTGATATGATAAATTCCTTTTTCTTTACATAATATGTTAATCGCTAATAAGTCTTTTTTTGAGTAAACAACCCCTGTGGGATTATTGGGAGAAATGGTTACAATTGCTTTTGTTTTTGGTGTTATGGCATCAATTATTCTTTCTATATCTGGTTGATATTGATTATTTGTATCGACAATTATAGGTTTACAATTAGCTAATCTAATTGCCATTTCATGGTTAAAATAATAGGGGGCTAAAATGATTATTTCATCTTCTGGATTAGTGATAGCTAAAACTGCATTCATAAACGCCATATTTGACCCTGCAGTCACGAAAATAGATGATTTATTTTGACTATAATTAATCTTATTATCTCTAGCTAATTTAGTCTCTATTTCTGCTAATAATTCATTTACACCGTTGATGGATTGATATAAATTATTTCGAGGATTATTGGCAAATTTATCAATCTCTTTGAAAGTTTCATCAGGAGGAGGATAAAATACAACTCCTTGCCCTAAAGAGATAGTATTCGGATTATTAATAATTAATTCATTAATAATGGGTATTAATGGTAACTGTATATTATCTGCACGCATAAAAAAACCTCAATTCGACGCAATAATATCAATAATGTTGGGCAAGTTTCAGGTGTCAGGAATTAAAATTAGGAATTAGCTATTTTCATTCTTCTTTTTTTATCTAGTGCGTTATCACTTTTTCTTGATTCTTAATTGAAATCTATTATTCATTATTAACTATTAACTAACTGTCTTTTTTTCTCTTTTTTAGTTGACAATAATGCTTTTCCTCTCATTTCAACAAAAAACATACTACCTAAATCAATGCTTTGTGTTGCAAGCAAACTGTTGTCTATTGCCTGACTTCTGCAAGAAGTCTAATTAGGAAATAAGTAAAGATTTAGGTTGATAAATTGACTCTACTAAAGGCTTAAAAACGGAAATTAAATTCTCTTTTGCCACTGCTAAACAGGGAAAGCTGATATTACCATAATTGACTCCTTTAGTAAGAGGAAAAGCGTTTTCTGGATTGATATGGACAAAACTTCCCCCTGCGGCTAAAAGTATCGGATAAGCACCAGCAATATCC is a window from the Cyanobacterium sp. Dongsha4 genome containing:
- a CDS encoding pyridoxal phosphate-dependent aminotransferase translates to MRADNIQLPLIPIINELIINNPNTISLGQGVVFYPPPDETFKEIDKFANNPRNNLYQSINGVNELLAEIETKLARDNKINYSQNKSSIFVTAGSNMAFMNAVLAITNPEDEIIILAPYYFNHEMAIRLANCKPIIVDTNNQYQPDIERIIDAITPKTKAIVTISPNNPTGVVYSKKDLLAINILCKEKGIYHISDEAYEYFTYNGIKHYSPASFVDSDNHTISLFSLSKAYGFASWRIGYMVIPKHLEMAVKKIQDTILICPPVISQYGAYGALKIGKNYCQKYLLQINQVREKMLDSLAKITDICEVSKSDGAFYLFLKIKSEINSFELTKKLIENYRVAVIPGTTFGVENKCCLRVAYGALNYDTASIGINRLVEGLSQLIEV